From a single Triplophysa rosa linkage group LG1, Trosa_1v2, whole genome shotgun sequence genomic region:
- the spi1b gene encoding transcription factor PU.1b isoform X1, with protein sequence MLHPYRMEGYIIPPREENRDRVTWTGWMSQTPSVQKDYWAVFTKDQQTEEMFESEMYRTPMEYQYIIDEGQNDHTWDYNTHHIHPVDFENLPESHFTELQSVQPLHVTNVHRFTDVEPGHFIDPGLNGHHLPLAPPQMTYLPRPSVCYPHSVQPSPLQRSSDDDDPGSRSPPLEVSDEECMRDHITSTTGGEHGTKKKIRLYQFLLDLLRNGDMKESIWWMDRERGTFQFSSKHKEALAHRWGVQKGNRKKMTYQKMARALRNYGKTGEVKKIKKKLTYQFSGEVLGKSHTERKLYM encoded by the exons ATGCTTCATCCATACAGAATGGAGGGGTACATCATCCCACCT AGAGAAGAGAATAGAGACAGAGTAACCTGGACTGGCTGGATGTCACAAACACCATCCGTACAAAAAGATTACTGGGCAGTTTTTACTAAAGAT CAGCAAACAGAGGAAATGTTTGAATCAGAGATGTATCGAACACCAATGGAGTATCAATACATCATTGATGAGGGTCAAAATG ATCACACTTGGGATTATAATACACATCACATCCATCCGGTGGATTTTGAGAACCTGCCAGAAAGCCATTTCACAGAGCTTCAGAGTGTGCAGCCACTACATGTAACAAATGTCCATCGCTTCACAGATGTAGAGCCTGGCCATTTTATCGATCCAGGCTTAAATGGGCATCACCTCCCCCTGGCCCCTCCACAG ATGACATATTTGCCCCGGCCATCAGTGTGTTACCCTCACAGTGTACAGCCTTCTCCTCTCCAGCGCAGCTCGGATGATGATGACCCCGGCAGCCGCAGTCCTCCTTTAGAAGTGTCTGATGAGGAGTGTATGAGAGACCACATTACTTCAACAACAGGGGGAGAACATG GTACCAAGAAGAAAATTCGCTTGTATCAGTTCCTTCTGGACCTTCTGCGAAATGGTGACATGAAGGAGAGCATTTGGTGGATGGACAGAGAAAGAGGAACATTCCAGTTCTCCTCAAAGCACAAAGAAGCTTTAGCACACCGTTGGGGTGTACAGAAGGGAAACCGCAAGAAAATGACCTATCAGAAGATGGCAAGAGCGCTGAGAAACTACGGCAAGACTGGAGAAGTCAAAAAGATCAAGAAAAAACTTACCTACCAGTTCAGTGGGGAGGTTCTTGGGAAGAGCCACACAGAAAGGAAGCTTTACATGTAA
- the spi1b gene encoding transcription factor PU.1b isoform X4, protein MLHPYRMEGYIIPPQTEEMFESEMYRTPMEYQYIIDEGQNDHTWDYNTHHIHPVDFENLPESHFTELQSVQPLHVTNVHRFTDVEPGHFIDPGLNGHHLPLAPPQMTYLPRPSVCYPHSVQPSPLQRSSDDDDPGSRSPPLEVSDEECMRDHITSTTGGEHGTKKKIRLYQFLLDLLRNGDMKESIWWMDRERGTFQFSSKHKEALAHRWGVQKGNRKKMTYQKMARALRNYGKTGEVKKIKKKLTYQFSGEVLGKSHTERKLYM, encoded by the exons ATGCTTCATCCATACAGAATGGAGGGGTACATCATCCCACCT CAAACAGAGGAAATGTTTGAATCAGAGATGTATCGAACACCAATGGAGTATCAATACATCATTGATGAGGGTCAAAATG ATCACACTTGGGATTATAATACACATCACATCCATCCGGTGGATTTTGAGAACCTGCCAGAAAGCCATTTCACAGAGCTTCAGAGTGTGCAGCCACTACATGTAACAAATGTCCATCGCTTCACAGATGTAGAGCCTGGCCATTTTATCGATCCAGGCTTAAATGGGCATCACCTCCCCCTGGCCCCTCCACAG ATGACATATTTGCCCCGGCCATCAGTGTGTTACCCTCACAGTGTACAGCCTTCTCCTCTCCAGCGCAGCTCGGATGATGATGACCCCGGCAGCCGCAGTCCTCCTTTAGAAGTGTCTGATGAGGAGTGTATGAGAGACCACATTACTTCAACAACAGGGGGAGAACATG GTACCAAGAAGAAAATTCGCTTGTATCAGTTCCTTCTGGACCTTCTGCGAAATGGTGACATGAAGGAGAGCATTTGGTGGATGGACAGAGAAAGAGGAACATTCCAGTTCTCCTCAAAGCACAAAGAAGCTTTAGCACACCGTTGGGGTGTACAGAAGGGAAACCGCAAGAAAATGACCTATCAGAAGATGGCAAGAGCGCTGAGAAACTACGGCAAGACTGGAGAAGTCAAAAAGATCAAGAAAAAACTTACCTACCAGTTCAGTGGGGAGGTTCTTGGGAAGAGCCACACAGAAAGGAAGCTTTACATGTAA
- the si:ch73-314g15.3 gene encoding uncharacterized protein HI_0077 isoform X1, whose amino-acid sequence MDHFEKDLVDALKDIVKAGNWQCVGDKSKFKSPCTKLYSDDGEHIVLVHTEDDTFWAMDSSCPHEGGPLEQGDIEDLGNGKLALICPWHYFDFSLETGSSSTGLQNQVYDVRVLDDKVFINTQCMLSLCPIPVTSIITHQDSLPVEINENMLCTWATKILQTPDPQEKVSLTKMVQEKWNSWEITEIGESSPPSQPSRRDNLTVLEPGKIKRGKGGTLASRIALLHSLANIEQWAIDLSWDIIARFSTFTLSTGEPLPRQFFDDFVKVAGDEAKHYQLLEQRIMELGSFFGALPVHNGLWQSATDTSHDLLARLAIVHMVHEARGLDVYPQTLSRFAAHGDSSSVKVLEVIYTDEITHVAAGLRWFTYICSKEGCDSLKTFHDLVKLHFKGFLKPPFNIEGRKTAGMTEEWYVPLVKPSNLQKTS is encoded by the exons ATGGATCACTTCGAGAAGGATTTAGTTGATGCGCTTAAAGATATTGTCAAAGCTGGAAACTGGCAGTGTGTGGGAGACAAATCTAAATTTAAGTCACCATGCACGAA GCTTTACTCAGACGACGGAGAGCATATAGTCCTGGTGCATACAGAGGATGATACATTCTGGGCTATGGATTCATCTTGCCCACATGAAG GGGGCCCACTTGAGCAAGGTGATATTGAAGATCTGGGCAATGGGAAACTGGCATTGATTTGCCCATGGCATTATTTTGATTTCAGCCTTGAAACAGGTTCCTCCTCCACTGGACTACAG AACCAAGTGTATGATGTGCGAGTCTTAGATGATAAAGTGTTCATAAACACTCAGTGCATGCTGTCCCTCTGTCCTATACCCGTGACAAGTATTATAACCCACCAAG ACAGTTTGCCcgtggaaataaatgaaaacatgcTTTGCACGTGGGCCACCAAAATCCTTCAGACCCCAGACCCACAGGAAAAG GTTTCCTTGACCAAGATGGTGCAAGAGAAATGGAACAGCTGGGAAATAACAGAAATTGGGGAGTCCAGTCCTCCATCACAGCCCAGCAGAAGAGACAATCTGACAGTTCTGGAGCCTGGTAAAATCAAACGGGGCAAAGGTGGCACACTG GCAAGTAGGATCGCCTTACTACACTCACTCGCTAATATAGAACAGTGGGCAATAGACCTCTCCTGGGATATTATAGCAAGATTCTCCACGTTTACATTGAGCACTGGAGAACCACTGCCCCGGCAGTTTTTCGATGACTTTGTCAAAGTAGCCGGAGATGAAGCCAAG CATTATCAGTTACTAGAGCAAAGGATTATGGAACTCGGCAGTTTTTTTGGTGCTTTACCAGTACATAACG GTTTATGGCAGTCAGCAACAGATACGTCTCACGATTTGTTAGCAAGGTTAGCTATAGTGCACATGGTCCATGAAGCCAG AGGTTTGGATGTTTATCCTCAGACGTTGTCTCGCTTTGCCGCTCATGGAGACTCGAGCTCAGTGAAGGTGTTGGAGGTTATTTATACTGATGAGATCACACATGTGGCTGCGGGGCTGAGATGGTTCACATACATCTGCTCTAAAGAAGGCTGC GATTCCTTGAAAACCTTCCATGACTTGGTGAAGTTACATTTCAAAGGGTTTTTGAAGCCGCCATTTAACATAGAGGGAAGGAAGACCGCAGGCATGACAGAAGAG TGGTATGTTCCTCTTGTCAAGCCCTCCAACTTACAGAAGACCTCATGA
- the spi1b gene encoding transcription factor PU.1b isoform X3, which translates to MLHPYRMEGYIIPPQQTEEMFESEMYRTPMEYQYIIDEGQNDHTWDYNTHHIHPVDFENLPESHFTELQSVQPLHVTNVHRFTDVEPGHFIDPGLNGHHLPLAPPQMTYLPRPSVCYPHSVQPSPLQRSSDDDDPGSRSPPLEVSDEECMRDHITSTTGGEHGTKKKIRLYQFLLDLLRNGDMKESIWWMDRERGTFQFSSKHKEALAHRWGVQKGNRKKMTYQKMARALRNYGKTGEVKKIKKKLTYQFSGEVLGKSHTERKLYM; encoded by the exons ATGCTTCATCCATACAGAATGGAGGGGTACATCATCCCACCT CAGCAAACAGAGGAAATGTTTGAATCAGAGATGTATCGAACACCAATGGAGTATCAATACATCATTGATGAGGGTCAAAATG ATCACACTTGGGATTATAATACACATCACATCCATCCGGTGGATTTTGAGAACCTGCCAGAAAGCCATTTCACAGAGCTTCAGAGTGTGCAGCCACTACATGTAACAAATGTCCATCGCTTCACAGATGTAGAGCCTGGCCATTTTATCGATCCAGGCTTAAATGGGCATCACCTCCCCCTGGCCCCTCCACAG ATGACATATTTGCCCCGGCCATCAGTGTGTTACCCTCACAGTGTACAGCCTTCTCCTCTCCAGCGCAGCTCGGATGATGATGACCCCGGCAGCCGCAGTCCTCCTTTAGAAGTGTCTGATGAGGAGTGTATGAGAGACCACATTACTTCAACAACAGGGGGAGAACATG GTACCAAGAAGAAAATTCGCTTGTATCAGTTCCTTCTGGACCTTCTGCGAAATGGTGACATGAAGGAGAGCATTTGGTGGATGGACAGAGAAAGAGGAACATTCCAGTTCTCCTCAAAGCACAAAGAAGCTTTAGCACACCGTTGGGGTGTACAGAAGGGAAACCGCAAGAAAATGACCTATCAGAAGATGGCAAGAGCGCTGAGAAACTACGGCAAGACTGGAGAAGTCAAAAAGATCAAGAAAAAACTTACCTACCAGTTCAGTGGGGAGGTTCTTGGGAAGAGCCACACAGAAAGGAAGCTTTACATGTAA
- the spi1b gene encoding transcription factor PU.1b isoform X2 has product MLHPYRMEGYIIPPREENRDRVTWTGWMSQTPSVQKDYWAVFTKDQTEEMFESEMYRTPMEYQYIIDEGQNDHTWDYNTHHIHPVDFENLPESHFTELQSVQPLHVTNVHRFTDVEPGHFIDPGLNGHHLPLAPPQMTYLPRPSVCYPHSVQPSPLQRSSDDDDPGSRSPPLEVSDEECMRDHITSTTGGEHGTKKKIRLYQFLLDLLRNGDMKESIWWMDRERGTFQFSSKHKEALAHRWGVQKGNRKKMTYQKMARALRNYGKTGEVKKIKKKLTYQFSGEVLGKSHTERKLYM; this is encoded by the exons ATGCTTCATCCATACAGAATGGAGGGGTACATCATCCCACCT AGAGAAGAGAATAGAGACAGAGTAACCTGGACTGGCTGGATGTCACAAACACCATCCGTACAAAAAGATTACTGGGCAGTTTTTACTAAAGAT CAAACAGAGGAAATGTTTGAATCAGAGATGTATCGAACACCAATGGAGTATCAATACATCATTGATGAGGGTCAAAATG ATCACACTTGGGATTATAATACACATCACATCCATCCGGTGGATTTTGAGAACCTGCCAGAAAGCCATTTCACAGAGCTTCAGAGTGTGCAGCCACTACATGTAACAAATGTCCATCGCTTCACAGATGTAGAGCCTGGCCATTTTATCGATCCAGGCTTAAATGGGCATCACCTCCCCCTGGCCCCTCCACAG ATGACATATTTGCCCCGGCCATCAGTGTGTTACCCTCACAGTGTACAGCCTTCTCCTCTCCAGCGCAGCTCGGATGATGATGACCCCGGCAGCCGCAGTCCTCCTTTAGAAGTGTCTGATGAGGAGTGTATGAGAGACCACATTACTTCAACAACAGGGGGAGAACATG GTACCAAGAAGAAAATTCGCTTGTATCAGTTCCTTCTGGACCTTCTGCGAAATGGTGACATGAAGGAGAGCATTTGGTGGATGGACAGAGAAAGAGGAACATTCCAGTTCTCCTCAAAGCACAAAGAAGCTTTAGCACACCGTTGGGGTGTACAGAAGGGAAACCGCAAGAAAATGACCTATCAGAAGATGGCAAGAGCGCTGAGAAACTACGGCAAGACTGGAGAAGTCAAAAAGATCAAGAAAAAACTTACCTACCAGTTCAGTGGGGAGGTTCTTGGGAAGAGCCACACAGAAAGGAAGCTTTACATGTAA
- the si:ch73-314g15.3 gene encoding uncharacterized protein HI_0077 isoform X2, with the protein MDHFEKDLVDALKDIVKAGNWQCVGDKSKFKSPCTKLYSDDGEHIVLVHTEDDTFWAMDSSCPHEGGPLEQGDIEDLGNGKLALICPWHYFDFSLETGSSSTGLQNQVYDVRVLDDKVFINTQCMLSLCPIPVTSIITHQDSLPVEINENMLCTWATKILQTPDPQEKVSLTKMVQEKWNSWEITEIGESSPPSQPSRRDNLTVLEPGKIKRGKGGTLASRIALLHSLANIEQWAIDLSWDIIARFSTFTLSTGEPLPRQFFDDFVKVAGDEAKHYQLLEQRIMELGSFFGALPVHNGLWQSATDTSHDLLARLAIVHMVHEARGLDVYPQTLSRFAAHGDSSSVKVLEVIYTDEITHVAAGLRWFTYICSKEGCVREQKQLRKIP; encoded by the exons ATGGATCACTTCGAGAAGGATTTAGTTGATGCGCTTAAAGATATTGTCAAAGCTGGAAACTGGCAGTGTGTGGGAGACAAATCTAAATTTAAGTCACCATGCACGAA GCTTTACTCAGACGACGGAGAGCATATAGTCCTGGTGCATACAGAGGATGATACATTCTGGGCTATGGATTCATCTTGCCCACATGAAG GGGGCCCACTTGAGCAAGGTGATATTGAAGATCTGGGCAATGGGAAACTGGCATTGATTTGCCCATGGCATTATTTTGATTTCAGCCTTGAAACAGGTTCCTCCTCCACTGGACTACAG AACCAAGTGTATGATGTGCGAGTCTTAGATGATAAAGTGTTCATAAACACTCAGTGCATGCTGTCCCTCTGTCCTATACCCGTGACAAGTATTATAACCCACCAAG ACAGTTTGCCcgtggaaataaatgaaaacatgcTTTGCACGTGGGCCACCAAAATCCTTCAGACCCCAGACCCACAGGAAAAG GTTTCCTTGACCAAGATGGTGCAAGAGAAATGGAACAGCTGGGAAATAACAGAAATTGGGGAGTCCAGTCCTCCATCACAGCCCAGCAGAAGAGACAATCTGACAGTTCTGGAGCCTGGTAAAATCAAACGGGGCAAAGGTGGCACACTG GCAAGTAGGATCGCCTTACTACACTCACTCGCTAATATAGAACAGTGGGCAATAGACCTCTCCTGGGATATTATAGCAAGATTCTCCACGTTTACATTGAGCACTGGAGAACCACTGCCCCGGCAGTTTTTCGATGACTTTGTCAAAGTAGCCGGAGATGAAGCCAAG CATTATCAGTTACTAGAGCAAAGGATTATGGAACTCGGCAGTTTTTTTGGTGCTTTACCAGTACATAACG GTTTATGGCAGTCAGCAACAGATACGTCTCACGATTTGTTAGCAAGGTTAGCTATAGTGCACATGGTCCATGAAGCCAG AGGTTTGGATGTTTATCCTCAGACGTTGTCTCGCTTTGCCGCTCATGGAGACTCGAGCTCAGTGAAGGTGTTGGAGGTTATTTATACTGATGAGATCACACATGTGGCTGCGGGGCTGAGATGGTTCACATACATCTGCTCTAAAGAAGGCTGCGTAAGAGAGCAAAAACAACTGAGAAA GATTCCTTGA